From Microbacterium rhizosphaerae:
GCGGTGGCCTCGCGGGTGAATGAGGCGCTGGCGCGCCGGCTGGGCCCGGTGATGGCGTCGATCGCGATGGGCTCCCGTGCCGACGCCCCCGCGGGCGCATCGCAGATCCTCGTCATCCACGACCGCGCCGACCGAGCCGTGCCCGTCGTCGCGGCCCGCACGATCGAGTCGACGTGGCCCGACGCGGCGACGCTCATGCTGACGGATGGGCTCGGGCACAACCGCATCCTGGCCGCGCCGCCCGTGCTGGACGCGATCGCGTCCTTCGCCGCGGACGCTTCGCACGCTGACGCGTCTGCGCAGGCGGTCCCCGCGGCGTGAGGCGCCGCCCGCAGGTGATAACCTCGATCGGTACGCCTCCGTAGCTCAGGGGATAGAGCGTTGGTTTCCGGTACCAAAGGTCGCAGGTTCGATTCCTGTCGGGGGCGCCAGTAAACAGTAGGGAGTCGGGTTACCGGCTCCCCTTCACTGTACCCACGACTGCACCCGAACCGGTCATGGGAGGCGGTAACGGGGCACAGACGACCCCACGACCCGCAAAGCAACGCGTCGCGCTGGGCGGTGAGATCTTGATCTGCGGTCCAGACCCTGGCGTAGCCAATCTGTATCCCATCCATGCGCTCAGCGTCCCGCCGGCGATTGGCGCCCCTCCGGGTCCACCCGCGCACTCAGCGCGCTGATCCGTTCTCTGCATACGGTGGCGAAGGTATCGACGTGTCTTGGTGGGTTGGAAGCAGTTCCGGGGCGCTAGGCTTTCGGGGCCATGACCCCGGACACCCCTAGCCACCCCGCGTGGGTCGCGCCATACCTGACCAGGCTCGGCGTCGACTCCGTGGAGTCGCTCGGAGCGCCGACACTCGACACGCTGTGCGGGCTGCACCGGGCGCACGTCGAGCGCATCGCGTTCGAGAACATCGACATCCAGCGTGGACGTCCGCAGGGCATCAGCCCGGAGGAGTCCATCGACCGGATCCTCGCGGGCCGCGGCGGGTACTGCTTCAACCTGAACAACGCGTTCGCCTCACTGCTGACCGCCCTCGGGTACGACGTGACCCTTCATCGCGGGCAGATCAACGGCAGCGTCGAGCAGGCGAAGGCCACCGCCGACGAGTACGGCACGCACATGGCCTTGACAGTCCTGATCGAGGGGGAGCGGTGGTCGATCGACGTCGGGCTGGCCAACTCGCATTACGAGCCGATCCCCTTGCGCGAGGGTGTGCACACCCAGGGCCCGTTCACCTTCCGGCTTGAGCCGTTGCCCGAGGTCGGGCCGGACGCGTGGCGGTTCTTCACCGACCCCGTGCAGACGACCTTCCACAGCATGGACTTCACCCTCGCACCGGCGCGCTGGGAGGACTTCACCGGGTACCACATCAAACTCTCGACGTCGCCGAAGTCCGGGTTCGTGCAGATCGGCGAGCTCTTCCGCCGCGACGCGCTCGGAACCGACTTCGTGCTCAACGACGAGCTGACCCGCGACGACGCGGGCGGACGTTCGACACGCATCCTGACGTCCGCCGCCGAGTGGTTCGGGATCGCTGAGGATATGTTCCAGCTGGACCTGTCGGACATCAACGACGCTGAGCGCGCCCAGCTGTTTGATCAGATGCAACGCGCAGAAGCGGCCTGGCGGGCCTCACAGCAAGCGGCGAACGTTTAGACCCCAGCCATCCCGCCCGGGCGCCGAATGTCACGATTGGTGCCTCCTTCGCGAGCGCGCGGATGTCAGTGGGTCGTGCGAGCAGTCGGCCGGGATGAGGTGGCACCATCCTCGGCGTGGTGATGTGATCTGGGCGCGTCGAAGGGTCCTCGACCGTGCGGAATCCATCGCTCTACGCACCGATGGGGATACCGCTCTCGCGCAAGGCCAGCTCCAGATCCGCGCTGCTGGTGTAGTGGTGCGTGGTGATCCCAAGGGTCGCGGCGCCGGCGAGTTTCGCAGGCGAGTCGTCGGTGAAGAACACTGCGCTCGCGGGCACGCCCATACTGTCGAGCACGTACTGGAACGCTCGCGGGTGAGGCTTCGCGTAGCCGATGGTCGCGGAGTTGAAGATCGCGTCGAAGTGGGCGTCAAGCCCGAGTTCTGCCGTCTCTGCCGGGATGGTGTCGGTTCCGTTCGTGAGGATCGCAGTTCGCAGGCCGAGGGCGCGAAGAGCATCGGCGAGGGCGAGCATCGCCGGGTCCGCGTCGAAGGGCTGGCGTCCCCACTCCGCCGCGGCCTCACGATTTCCGAGGTGCTCCGCAATCCGATCCAGCCAGTCGCGCCTGGAAATGCGGCCCGTCGTGACGTCCTCGATGAGCGGGCTGCTGAACGCGACGCGATCGATCGCGCCCGCCTCGATGCCGTGCCGCGTCTCGATATCCTCGACGCTGCTCCGGCTGAAATGACGCACCACTCCATCGAGGTCGAATAGAACAACAGCGATCACAAGCCCATCCTGCCGGACCCGCTGAAGGCTGTCCGCAAGCCGGTCCGGTTCCGGGCACCCCGGTCACGGGGCTGCGTCCAGGTCCGAGCTACGTGAGCTGGAATGCGAACCGATCCTCCGGTGCGAACAGGTACTCGTCGTCGCAGCGGAACCCTCGCAGCCATTGCCGGCCGTCGACAACGCGTAGGTAGAAGCCTTTCGGGAACGCCACGTCGTCGCTCACGGGTGCCGACGCGACCTTCAGCGAGCCGGAAGGCGATCGGCCGGCGGACAGAATCGAGTCCGGCGCATTCGGCTGCGACGCCATGGCGAGCCGGAGATACGGTGCGGTGTCCGGCGGGCAGAGCGCGAGTCCTTGATCCGCGGCGGCCGCGAAGACTTCCAGGAGTACCGCGCCCGTGCTCCGATCGAGATCACCTACGCTGCGCTCGATGACGCCGATCTCCTCGCCGTCTCGGGCATCGAATATCGGCTGATCGAGCAGCGCTTCTGCGTGCGCGTTGAGCAAGACGCCGTGCTCGCGCAGCCTCGTCCGCAGCTGGGCCCGGGTCAAACCGCCCACGCGAAGACGCCGGACGCTTGTCTCATCGCTCTCGCGCACAGCGCAAGGCTACGCGCTCACCAGCCCGAGTCGAATCGAGCCACGAAGGGTCGTCATGCGCGCGGCCGAACTGGTCACGCTGGGCGATCTGCCGTGGTCGGAAATCACAGTTGTGGATACCGGCGAGGTAAAGCCGGTCACCGGCAACAAGGCCGCCACGCTCCGCATCACCTTCGACGATGAGTCGGCAACGCTCGGGAGCCCGATCGAACTGATCGTCCGAGGCGAACCATTGTCACAGGCGCTCGATCGCATCCTCGCAGCGCGAGAATCCAATCAAGAACCGCATGATCGTTGATCCCGTCGGGCGATCATCGGGTAGCGACTCAGCGGATCCCACGGCCGCACGTCAATCGGTCCCGCTGCGGCACGTCGTCCACGGTGATGTGTTGGCACGCCCCGCAGCCCGAGTGAGCGAGGTCGCGAGCGATTTGATGGTGCTACCGCATCCTGGAAATGAATCGTCCGGCGATTGCCGTGCTGACCGCGATCAGAGTGATTGTCGCCAGCCAGATCCAAATGTTCGTCGGCACACCCAGAAGCGACTGTTGATAGGAGCTGCAGAGCGACTGTCCCGAGCCGGGTGCGTCCGCGCACCATCCCACCTGGATCAGCGGGGCGAGGAACAGAGAGGCGACTCCGGCTGCCGCAACCCCCGACCACATGACCCCGGCGAGGCACTTTCGACGCCGTGGTTTCACAATCACCATCCAATCGTGTTGGTCCCGACGGCGCGACGGGACCCCCTGCGAGGAGCGGGTGACCTATTTGGGTCTCGCGGCTGGAGGCTAGACCGGATGGTCGAGATCGGCGCGTCGCTCGGTGCGGGGTGGCTCGGTTCGCCAAGTGGCGCGGAGGATTTGGAGGATGTCCTCGAGTTGCAGGCCCTCCCGTTCTGAGACGTCGATGAGGTGGCGCGCGGCATGGACGACGTCGATGGAGATCGCGGAGGCGCGTGTGCTGACGCGGGTGCCGGCGCCGATACGGGTTTCGATCAGGCGCTCTTGCTCGAGCTGTTTGTAGACCTTGGCGATGGTGCCTGGGGCGACTTGCAGGTCGACGGCGAGTTGCCGCACGGAGGGCAATCGTTCGGTGGCGGCCAGTGCGCCGGTGGTGATCAGGCCGCGGATCTGGTCGTGGATCTGTTCGGCCGGGGTCCCGCCCGTCGGGGACAGCGCAATGATCATGATGCGGTTTCGACGCTCGTCCGCGCACGGTTCATCTCTGGTACCGCGGTCAGTGTG
This genomic window contains:
- a CDS encoding arylamine N-acetyltransferase family protein, whose product is MTPDTPSHPAWVAPYLTRLGVDSVESLGAPTLDTLCGLHRAHVERIAFENIDIQRGRPQGISPEESIDRILAGRGGYCFNLNNAFASLLTALGYDVTLHRGQINGSVEQAKATADEYGTHMALTVLIEGERWSIDVGLANSHYEPIPLREGVHTQGPFTFRLEPLPEVGPDAWRFFTDPVQTTFHSMDFTLAPARWEDFTGYHIKLSTSPKSGFVQIGELFRRDALGTDFVLNDELTRDDAGGRSTRILTSAAEWFGIAEDMFQLDLSDINDAERAQLFDQMQRAEAAWRASQQAANV
- a CDS encoding HAD family hydrolase, giving the protein MIAVVLFDLDGVVRHFSRSSVEDIETRHGIEAGAIDRVAFSSPLIEDVTTGRISRRDWLDRIAEHLGNREAAAEWGRQPFDADPAMLALADALRALGLRTAILTNGTDTIPAETAELGLDAHFDAIFNSATIGYAKPHPRAFQYVLDSMGVPASAVFFTDDSPAKLAGAATLGITTHHYTSSADLELALRESGIPIGA
- a CDS encoding GntR family transcriptional regulator, yielding MIIALSPTGGTPAEQIHDQIRGLITTGALAATERLPSVRQLAVDLQVAPGTIAKVYKQLEQERLIETRIGAGTRVSTRASAISIDVVHAARHLIDVSEREGLQLEDILQILRATWRTEPPRTERRADLDHPV